A single Anaeromyxobacter diazotrophicus DNA region contains:
- a CDS encoding MFS transporter translates to MARRIHYGWFVVGTTFVVLLVSAAIRATPGVLIVPLEHEFGWERATISLAISVNLLLYGLMGPFCAAIADRIGLRRTMALAMGLLASALLLAPLMSRPWHLVLLWGVLVGAGTGMAAMVIGTAVVTRWFTRHRGVVLGALTASTATGQLLFLPLLARVAEDDGWRAALRIVAVAAAGAAVIAFAFVRESPAALGLRPYGAADGDPVVGRRPGNPAVLAVRVLARAARSRDFWLLAGTFFVCGASTNGLIGTHLIPACMDHGMPEVRAAGLLATMGIFDLFGTTLSGWLTDRWDSRRLLFAYYGLRGLSLVLLPDALVNAGTELNVFTVFYGLDWIATVPPTVRLATDAFGAEDAPIVFGWVFAAHQVGAGLAALGAGIVRTRLGDYHHAFVASGVICLVAALLALLVNRRGARAVAPALGVPSGA, encoded by the coding sequence ATGGCGCGGCGCATCCACTACGGCTGGTTCGTGGTCGGCACCACCTTCGTCGTGCTGCTGGTCTCGGCCGCGATCCGCGCCACCCCCGGCGTCCTGATCGTCCCGCTCGAGCACGAGTTCGGGTGGGAGCGCGCGACCATCTCGCTCGCCATCTCGGTGAACCTCCTGCTCTACGGGCTCATGGGCCCGTTCTGCGCCGCCATCGCCGACCGCATCGGCCTGCGGCGCACCATGGCGCTCGCGATGGGCCTGCTGGCGTCGGCCCTCCTCCTCGCCCCGCTCATGAGCCGCCCCTGGCACCTCGTCCTCCTGTGGGGGGTCCTGGTCGGCGCCGGGACCGGCATGGCGGCGATGGTCATCGGCACGGCGGTGGTCACGCGCTGGTTCACCCGCCACCGCGGCGTCGTCCTCGGCGCGCTGACGGCCAGCACCGCGACCGGGCAGCTCCTCTTCCTGCCGCTGCTGGCGCGGGTGGCGGAGGACGACGGCTGGCGGGCAGCGCTCCGCATCGTGGCGGTGGCCGCCGCGGGCGCGGCGGTGATCGCGTTCGCCTTCGTCCGCGAGTCTCCCGCGGCGCTGGGGCTCCGCCCCTACGGCGCCGCCGACGGCGACCCGGTGGTGGGGCGCCGGCCCGGCAACCCGGCCGTGCTGGCGGTGCGGGTGCTCGCGCGCGCCGCCCGCTCCCGCGACTTCTGGCTGCTGGCCGGCACCTTCTTCGTCTGCGGCGCCAGCACGAACGGGCTCATCGGCACCCACCTCATCCCGGCCTGCATGGACCACGGCATGCCCGAGGTCCGGGCGGCCGGCCTCCTCGCCACCATGGGGATCTTCGATCTGTTCGGGACCACCCTCTCCGGCTGGCTCACCGATCGCTGGGACAGCCGCCGCCTGCTCTTCGCGTACTACGGGCTGCGCGGGCTCTCCCTGGTCCTCCTGCCGGACGCGCTCGTGAACGCGGGCACCGAGCTGAACGTGTTCACGGTCTTCTACGGCCTCGACTGGATCGCGACCGTGCCGCCCACGGTGCGCCTCGCCACCGACGCGTTCGGCGCCGAGGACGCGCCCATCGTGTTCGGCTGGGTCTTCGCCGCCCACCAGGTGGGCGCCGGGCTGGCCGCGCTCGGGGCAGGCATCGTCCGCACCCGGCTCGGCGACTACCACCACGCGTTCGTCGCCTCCGGGGTGATCTGCCTGGTGGCGGCGCTGCTGGCGCTGCTCGTCAACCGGCGCGGGGCCCGCGCGGTCGCGCCGGCGCTGGGGGTGCCGTCGGGCGCGTGA
- a CDS encoding prohibitin family protein: MRLRTLFYAGLLATPFLDGCHCPVVDSGHSGIVFESLGKGTSRTVLGEGMHVMPLWNSVIAYDLRVHEFKESLSVLSNNGLALRVDASVRFRPKADELFELQTQIGQAYAEILIAPVVRSEARKVFGRYSPEEIYSTKREEIERQIFEEVQKALAGKHVIVEAILIRDVELPEAIKVAIADKLAEEQRSQKMRFTLDKERQEAQRKQIEAEGIAKYQNIVRQGLTADFLAYKGIEATERLASSQNAKIVVVGSAKSGLPLIFQPEK; the protein is encoded by the coding sequence ATGCGCCTCCGCACCCTCTTCTACGCCGGCCTCCTCGCCACCCCGTTCCTCGACGGCTGCCACTGCCCGGTGGTGGATTCGGGGCACTCGGGGATCGTCTTCGAGAGCCTGGGCAAGGGCACCAGCCGGACCGTGCTCGGCGAGGGCATGCACGTGATGCCGCTCTGGAACAGCGTCATCGCCTACGACCTGCGCGTGCACGAGTTCAAGGAGTCGCTCTCGGTCCTCTCCAACAACGGGCTCGCGCTCCGCGTCGACGCGAGCGTGCGCTTCCGGCCCAAGGCGGACGAGCTGTTCGAGCTGCAGACGCAGATCGGGCAGGCCTACGCCGAGATCCTGATCGCGCCGGTGGTGCGGTCCGAGGCGCGCAAGGTGTTCGGCCGGTACAGCCCGGAGGAGATCTACTCGACGAAGCGCGAGGAGATCGAGCGGCAGATCTTCGAGGAGGTCCAGAAGGCGCTGGCCGGCAAGCACGTCATCGTGGAGGCGATCCTCATCCGCGACGTCGAGCTGCCGGAGGCGATCAAGGTCGCGATCGCCGACAAGCTCGCCGAGGAGCAGCGCTCCCAGAAGATGCGCTTCACGCTCGACAAGGAGCGCCAGGAGGCGCAGCGCAAGCAGATCGAGGCCGAGGGCATCGCCAAGTACCAGAACATCGTGCGGCAGGGCCTCACCGCCGACTTCCTCGCCTACAAGGGCATCGAGGCGACCGAGCGGCTGGCCTCGAGCCAGAACGCCAAGATCGTCGTGGTGGGGAGCGCGAAGTCCGGGCTCCCGCTCATCTTCCAGCCCGAGAAGTAG
- a CDS encoding (2Fe-2S)-binding protein encodes MIVCSCHAVSDQALRAAAAGGLSHREVVAATRAGTDCGHCAEAVARIVQDQGPCRGANACPGCPRRASA; translated from the coding sequence ATGATCGTCTGCTCCTGCCACGCCGTGTCCGACCAGGCGCTCCGCGCCGCGGCGGCCGGTGGCCTCTCGCACCGCGAGGTCGTCGCGGCGACGCGGGCCGGGACCGACTGCGGCCACTGCGCCGAGGCGGTGGCCCGCATCGTCCAGGACCAGGGCCCCTGCCGCGGCGCGAACGCCTGCCCCGGCTGCCCCCGCCGCGCCAGCGCCTAG
- a CDS encoding carbohydrate porin has protein sequence MALRPPLLALLLLLPSASAVANETEPGASAAANAPAEDALAMSGTTPLAPRPPAVPGPAGDPAAPPAWWSAGFQSTYVLQRKAGFTAPYTGPNSLTTAPETGYTLTATAFLGARPWAGAELFFNPETIQSQSISHLSGLGGLPNGENQKGGGPTPLLYRARVFLRQTIALGGETSTAEPGPNQFGGEVASRRLVITAGNFSWGDVFDGNAFSHDPRTQFLNWSLMGYGAFDYAADVRGYTWGIAVEYDHDDWAFRLGRFAEPIESNGLALDLDLLDHYGDTVEVEHGHVLFGQPGKVRVAGFRNYSKQGRFRDALQYAAGNGGLPDVAHVRRNQAKLGFGVSLEQSVLREVGVFARFSWADGQTETYSFAEIERSVAAGVSVKGGRWGRAGDTLGVAWVANALSDAHRAYAAAGGLGFLIGDGRLDRYRPEQIVEAYYSFNAFRGLWISVDGQHIENPAYNADRGPVNIVGCRFHVEF, from the coding sequence ATGGCACTTCGACCTCCTCTCCTCGCTCTCCTGCTCCTCCTCCCCTCGGCCTCCGCGGTCGCGAACGAGACCGAGCCCGGCGCGTCGGCGGCCGCGAACGCGCCGGCCGAGGACGCCCTCGCCATGTCCGGGACGACTCCCCTCGCCCCGCGGCCGCCCGCGGTCCCCGGACCGGCGGGTGACCCCGCCGCACCCCCGGCGTGGTGGAGCGCCGGGTTCCAGAGCACGTACGTCCTCCAGCGGAAGGCCGGATTCACCGCGCCGTACACCGGCCCGAACAGCCTGACGACGGCCCCGGAGACCGGGTACACGCTCACCGCGACGGCCTTCCTCGGCGCGCGCCCGTGGGCGGGCGCGGAGCTCTTCTTCAACCCCGAGACCATCCAGTCCCAGAGCATCTCCCACCTCTCCGGGCTGGGCGGGCTGCCGAACGGCGAGAACCAGAAGGGCGGCGGTCCCACGCCGCTCCTCTACCGTGCCCGCGTCTTCCTGCGGCAGACCATCGCCCTGGGCGGCGAGACCTCCACGGCCGAGCCGGGCCCGAACCAGTTCGGCGGCGAGGTCGCGAGCCGCCGGCTGGTGATCACGGCCGGCAACTTCTCCTGGGGCGACGTCTTCGACGGCAACGCCTTCTCGCACGACCCGCGCACGCAGTTCCTCAACTGGTCGTTGATGGGCTACGGCGCGTTCGACTACGCGGCCGACGTGCGCGGCTACACCTGGGGCATCGCCGTGGAGTACGACCACGACGACTGGGCCTTCCGCCTCGGCCGGTTCGCCGAGCCCATCGAGTCGAACGGGCTGGCGCTCGACCTCGACCTCCTCGACCACTACGGCGATACCGTCGAGGTCGAGCACGGGCACGTGCTCTTCGGCCAGCCGGGCAAGGTGCGCGTCGCCGGCTTCCGCAACTACTCCAAGCAGGGGCGCTTCCGCGACGCGCTCCAGTACGCGGCGGGGAACGGCGGCCTCCCGGACGTCGCCCACGTCCGGCGGAACCAGGCCAAGCTCGGGTTCGGCGTGAGCCTCGAGCAGAGCGTGCTGCGAGAGGTCGGGGTCTTCGCCCGCTTCAGCTGGGCGGACGGGCAGACCGAGACCTACAGCTTCGCCGAGATCGAGCGGTCGGTGGCCGCCGGCGTGAGCGTGAAGGGCGGGCGCTGGGGGCGAGCGGGCGACACGCTCGGCGTCGCCTGGGTCGCGAACGCCCTCTCCGACGCGCACCGGGCCTACGCCGCCGCCGGCGGCCTCGGGTTCCTCATCGGGGACGGCCGGCTCGATCGCTACCGGCCCGAGCAGATCGTGGAGGCCTACTACAGCTTCAACGCCTTCCGCGGGCTCTGGATCTCGGTCGACGGGCAGCACATCGAGAACCCCGCGTACAACGCCGACCGTGGGCCGGTGAACATCGTCGGCTGTCGGTTCCACGTCGAGTTCTGA